A window from Candidatus Cloacimonadota bacterium encodes these proteins:
- a CDS encoding V-type ATP synthase subunit E: protein MSDQLQDLLQRVYDEGVNKAKAEAEAILEKAKAEAENILTNAKTEADKTIAEAQKEAVDIAKNTDSDLKMAAQNTLSAVKQKLTEVLLSEAFDPKLKEAASDADFVKKLILEMVSVWKESGGTVTISKSLEGKLDQHFAQSLSSSAGKGLKVEFSPQMKNGFAISPADGTYKLSFTDEDFSNLFKSYLRPRSNKILFKQ from the coding sequence ATGAGCGACCAGCTGCAAGACCTTTTACAGCGCGTGTATGACGAGGGCGTTAACAAAGCGAAAGCCGAAGCCGAGGCGATTCTGGAGAAAGCCAAAGCCGAGGCGGAAAACATCCTGACCAACGCCAAAACGGAGGCGGACAAGACCATCGCCGAAGCCCAAAAAGAAGCTGTGGACATCGCCAAAAACACCGATTCCGACCTCAAAATGGCCGCGCAAAACACCCTCAGCGCGGTAAAGCAAAAGCTCACGGAAGTCCTGCTGAGCGAGGCTTTTGACCCCAAACTGAAGGAAGCCGCATCGGACGCGGATTTCGTGAAGAAACTGATCCTGGAAATGGTGTCCGTCTGGAAAGAATCCGGCGGGACCGTGACCATCAGCAAGAGCCTGGAAGGTAAGCTGGACCAGCATTTCGCGCAAAGCCTGAGCAGCAGCGCGGGTAAGGGGCTGAAGGTGGAGTTTTCACCTCAGATGAAGAACGGCTTCGCCATCTCACCAGCGGACGGGACCTATAAGCTCAGCTTCACCGATGAGGATTTTTCGAACCTCTTCAAATCCTACCTGAGACCCCGCAGCAACAAGATCCTCTTCAAACAATAG
- a CDS encoding DUF2764 family protein — MRTQYYYFVTGLPALSIDDSKCQMSTEQFLAEAKNHLTAGDFRLLLLLRLPEDADDLSRLMYGKEDEGRPVEECSRIFWKGYLKLMKARAAGSSEPLTKDYKAYPDFWHETILAAYSAEEMPSLLDTRHRLLAGSYEYCAKLGNKFLSQWFEFNRDLQNILTAINGRQHEVDYARWLVGEGELVEKLARSNAADFGLGKGHELFESVSRIWEQNNILHRERGYDILRWKWIDNHNFFNYFNIDRLLGYYAQLRIVERWLNLDPGYGREMFQNTMDALAGSFVFPDIFKVKSIKS; from the coding sequence ATGCGCACACAGTATTATTACTTCGTGACGGGTCTGCCGGCACTGTCCATAGACGACAGCAAGTGTCAGATGAGCACGGAGCAGTTCCTCGCCGAGGCCAAAAACCACCTCACCGCGGGCGATTTCAGGCTGCTTCTGTTGCTCCGCCTGCCGGAGGACGCCGACGACCTGTCCCGGCTCATGTATGGCAAGGAAGACGAAGGCCGCCCGGTTGAGGAATGCTCGCGGATTTTCTGGAAGGGCTACCTGAAACTGATGAAGGCCCGCGCGGCCGGTTCCAGCGAGCCCCTCACAAAGGACTACAAAGCATATCCCGATTTCTGGCACGAAACCATTCTGGCTGCCTATTCCGCCGAGGAAATGCCTTCCCTGCTGGATACCCGGCATCGGCTTCTGGCCGGTTCCTACGAATATTGCGCCAAACTGGGCAACAAATTCCTCAGCCAGTGGTTTGAATTCAACCGCGACCTGCAAAACATCCTCACCGCCATCAACGGCCGCCAGCACGAGGTGGATTACGCTCGCTGGCTGGTGGGGGAGGGCGAACTGGTGGAAAAGCTGGCCCGGAGCAACGCGGCGGATTTCGGCCTCGGCAAAGGCCACGAACTTTTTGAAAGCGTCTCCAGAATCTGGGAGCAAAACAACATCCTCCACCGCGAACGAGGCTACGACATCCTGCGCTGGAAATGGATCGATAACCATAATTTCTTCAACTATTTCAACATCGACCGCCTGCTGGGATATTATGCCCAACTGCGCATTGTGGAACGTTGGCTGAACCTCGATCCCGGCTATGGCAGGGAAATGTTTCAGAATACGATGGACGCGCTGGCCGGCAGCTTCGTCTTTCCGGATATCTTCAAAGTAAAATCGATAAAATCATAG
- a CDS encoding V-type ATP synthase subunit A: MTKGTVKGIISNLVHVEVDGPVFQNEICYIDLGGTKLMAEVIKVSGNTAYTQVFESTRGMKPGDAVEFSDRMLEVKLGPGMLSKNYDGLQDDLNKMEGLYLTRGEYTDPLDEESSWDFEPIVKAGDEVIPGDWLGSVQENWINHKIMVPFKLEGKFRVKSIAGTGKYKLTDTIATITDADGQDTDLNMIQYWPVKLPIRAYQSKPRPFKMMETGVRTIDTLNPIAEGGTGFTPGPFGTGKTVLQHSISQNAEADLIIVAACGERANEVVELFTEFPELDDPRTGRKLMERTIIICNTSNMPVAAREASVYTAMSIAEYYRSMGLKVLLLADSTSRWAQALREMSNRMEELPGPDAYPMDLPAIISNFYSRAGYVYLNNGQPGSITFIGAVSPAGGNLKEPVTESTKKAARCFYSLSQDRADSKRYPAVDPIDSYSKYLEYDEVIEYLNANISPGWVDSVIKAKDILLRGKEAKDQISILGDDGVPLDYHARFWKSELVDRIILVQDGFDPVDKSTPMKRQAYMLNLVLQVCDTPLAFDSFEELQPYYTRLINALRQMNYQPFESADFKKYESDLEGILEERRDN, translated from the coding sequence ATGACCAAAGGCACCGTTAAAGGAATAATCAGCAACCTGGTCCACGTCGAGGTGGACGGCCCGGTCTTCCAGAACGAGATTTGCTACATCGATCTTGGCGGCACGAAGCTGATGGCCGAAGTGATCAAGGTGAGCGGTAACACAGCCTACACGCAGGTGTTTGAAAGCACCCGCGGGATGAAGCCCGGCGATGCAGTGGAGTTTTCCGACCGCATGCTGGAAGTGAAGCTGGGGCCGGGAATGCTCTCCAAAAACTATGACGGCCTCCAGGATGACCTGAACAAGATGGAAGGCTTGTACCTCACTCGCGGCGAATATACCGATCCGCTGGACGAAGAAAGCAGTTGGGATTTCGAACCCATCGTCAAAGCGGGCGATGAAGTGATACCCGGTGACTGGCTGGGCTCAGTTCAGGAAAACTGGATCAACCACAAGATCATGGTCCCTTTCAAGCTGGAAGGCAAGTTCCGGGTGAAAAGCATCGCAGGCACGGGCAAGTACAAACTCACCGACACCATCGCAACGATAACCGACGCCGACGGCCAGGATACTGACCTGAACATGATCCAGTACTGGCCGGTGAAACTGCCTATCCGCGCCTATCAGTCCAAGCCGCGACCCTTCAAGATGATGGAAACCGGCGTGCGCACCATCGACACGCTCAACCCCATCGCCGAGGGCGGAACAGGCTTCACCCCGGGTCCCTTCGGAACAGGCAAGACAGTGCTCCAGCACAGCATTTCCCAAAACGCCGAGGCCGACCTCATCATTGTGGCAGCCTGCGGCGAACGCGCCAACGAAGTTGTGGAGCTCTTCACAGAATTCCCCGAACTGGACGACCCCCGCACCGGCCGCAAGCTGATGGAACGCACCATCATCATCTGTAACACCTCTAATATGCCGGTGGCAGCGCGCGAAGCTTCTGTTTACACCGCCATGTCCATCGCCGAATATTACCGCAGCATGGGGCTGAAAGTGTTGCTGCTGGCGGACTCCACCTCACGCTGGGCCCAGGCTCTGCGCGAGATGAGCAACCGCATGGAAGAGCTTCCCGGGCCGGATGCCTACCCGATGGACCTTCCCGCCATCATCTCAAACTTCTATTCCCGCGCCGGTTACGTTTACCTCAATAACGGCCAGCCCGGTTCAATAACCTTCATCGGGGCAGTTTCGCCCGCTGGCGGAAACCTCAAGGAACCCGTCACGGAATCCACCAAAAAGGCTGCCCGCTGCTTCTACTCCCTCTCCCAGGACCGCGCCGACAGCAAACGCTATCCGGCTGTCGATCCCATCGATTCCTACTCCAAATACCTTGAATACGATGAGGTTATCGAATATCTGAACGCCAATATCTCCCCCGGCTGGGTGGATAGCGTCATCAAGGCCAAGGACATCCTTCTGCGCGGAAAAGAGGCCAAAGACCAAATCAGCATCCTGGGCGACGACGGCGTGCCGCTGGACTATCATGCCCGCTTCTGGAAAAGCGAACTGGTGGACCGCATCATCCTGGTGCAGGACGGCTTTGACCCCGTGGACAAATCCACCCCCATGAAGCGCCAGGCCTATATGCTGAACCTTGTGCTGCAGGTCTGTGACACTCCTCTGGCCTTCGACAGCTTTGAGGAACTCCAGCCCTATTACACCAGGCTGATCAACGCCCTGCGGCAGATGAACTATCAGCCCTTTGAAAGCGCTGATTTCAAGAAATACGAGTCCGATCTTGAGGGCATACTTGAGGAAAGGAGGGATAACTGA
- a CDS encoding V-type ATP synthase subunit B — protein MASKAFQKIYTKLTQITKATCAVTATGVGYEELATVGGRLAQVVKIMGDTVTLQIFSGTEGIGTDAEVVFFGRPPMLKVSEQLAGRFFNAYGEPIDGGPEIEGEEVEIGGPSVNPVRRKDPSELIATGIAGIDLNNTLVTGQKIPFFADPDQPYNQVMATVALRTKADKIILGGMGLSNDDYLYYKNTFENAGVIDKIISFVNTNDDPPVERLLVPDMALTAAEYFAIQKNESVLVLLTDLTLYCDALSIVSNRMDQIPSKDSMPGSLYSDLAKIYEKAVQFPEGGSITIIAVTTISGGDITHAIPDNTGYITEGQLYLRRDTDIGKVIIDPARSLSRLKTKVMGKRTRADHPQVMNASVRLNADATNARTKMENGFDLSDYDQRAMDFARDYASQILAIDVNIDTDEMLDTTWALFRKYFTREEVAIRDEFMQLYWDKG, from the coding sequence ATGGCCAGCAAAGCATTTCAAAAGATATATACCAAGCTCACCCAGATCACCAAAGCTACCTGCGCGGTGACCGCAACCGGCGTTGGCTATGAAGAACTGGCCACGGTCGGCGGCCGTCTGGCCCAGGTTGTGAAGATCATGGGGGACACCGTTACGCTGCAGATCTTTTCCGGCACGGAGGGGATCGGCACTGACGCAGAAGTGGTTTTCTTCGGGCGCCCGCCCATGCTGAAAGTGAGCGAGCAATTGGCTGGAAGGTTTTTCAATGCCTACGGCGAGCCTATCGACGGCGGCCCTGAAATCGAGGGTGAGGAAGTCGAGATCGGCGGCCCGTCGGTGAACCCTGTGCGCAGAAAGGATCCTTCGGAACTCATTGCCACCGGTATCGCCGGAATCGACCTCAACAACACTCTGGTCACCGGCCAGAAGATTCCCTTCTTTGCCGATCCGGACCAGCCCTACAACCAGGTGATGGCCACAGTTGCCCTACGCACCAAAGCCGATAAGATCATCCTGGGCGGAATGGGCCTCTCAAACGACGATTACCTCTATTACAAAAACACCTTTGAAAACGCTGGTGTGATCGACAAGATCATCTCCTTTGTGAACACCAACGACGATCCGCCCGTGGAACGCCTCCTGGTGCCGGACATGGCCCTGACAGCGGCGGAATACTTCGCCATTCAGAAAAACGAATCCGTGCTGGTATTGCTCACCGACCTGACCCTTTATTGCGACGCCCTCTCCATTGTTAGCAACCGCATGGATCAGATTCCCTCCAAGGATTCCATGCCGGGTTCGCTCTATTCGGACCTCGCCAAGATCTATGAAAAGGCTGTGCAGTTCCCCGAAGGCGGCTCCATCACCATCATCGCCGTGACCACCATTTCCGGCGGAGACATCACCCACGCCATTCCTGATAACACAGGCTACATCACAGAAGGACAGCTCTACCTGCGCAGAGATACCGACATTGGCAAGGTGATCATCGACCCCGCCAGAAGCCTTTCCCGCCTCAAAACCAAGGTGATGGGCAAACGCACCCGTGCCGACCATCCCCAAGTTATGAATGCCTCCGTGCGCCTCAACGCAGACGCCACCAACGCCAGAACCAAGATGGAAAACGGCTTTGACCTCTCCGACTACGACCAGCGGGCAATGGATTTCGCCCGTGACTACGCCAGCCAGATTCTGGCCATCGACGTCAACATCGATACCGACGAGATGCTGGACACGACCTGGGCCCTCTTCCGTAAATACTTTACCCGCGAAGAGGTCGCGATTAGAGACGAATTCATGCAACTTTATTGGGACAAGGGATGA
- a CDS encoding V-type ATP synthase subunit D — MKFQYNKISQLQLEKQLKVREKALPTLKNKESALRMEVKRARDKAYELDARIKQETAELDQFMKLWAEFDPSLVTVKKVEILTRNIAGTQVPVLGEIDFELRDYDLFSAPSWFLDGIVMVKGLATLQVERDVFWRKMQILEHVRKKTTQKVNLYEKVQIPAFEDAILKIKRFLEDEENLSKAAQKILKGRTAEEEVA, encoded by the coding sequence ATGAAATTCCAGTACAACAAGATTTCCCAGCTGCAGCTGGAAAAGCAGCTCAAGGTGAGGGAGAAGGCCCTGCCCACGCTGAAAAACAAGGAATCCGCCCTGCGCATGGAGGTGAAACGCGCCCGCGACAAAGCCTACGAACTGGATGCCCGGATCAAGCAGGAAACCGCCGAACTGGATCAGTTCATGAAGCTCTGGGCGGAATTTGACCCCTCCTTGGTGACGGTGAAGAAGGTGGAAATCCTCACCCGCAACATCGCCGGAACTCAGGTCCCCGTGCTGGGCGAAATCGATTTCGAGCTGAGGGATTACGACCTCTTCAGCGCACCTTCCTGGTTCCTGGACGGTATCGTCATGGTGAAGGGACTGGCCACGCTGCAGGTCGAGCGGGACGTCTTCTGGCGCAAAATGCAGATCCTGGAGCATGTGCGCAAGAAGACCACCCAAAAGGTTAATCTCTACGAAAAAGTGCAGATACCCGCGTTCGAGGACGCTATCCTGAAGATCAAGCGCTTCCTGGAGGACGAGGAAAACCTCTCCAAAGCCGCGCAGAAAATCCTCAAGGGCCGCACCGCGGAGGAGGAAGTGGCATGA
- a CDS encoding V-type ATP synthase subunit K encodes MPYILLQPVTEAVAAIGGGSPAYILAWIGIFLMVALSGVGSAWGTVIGGSATVAAMKKRDDIFANCMILSAMPGTQGLYGFGAFFILKDHINPEISMITAAAIFGAGLISGVVNLISAYWQARIVANGIESIGNGNNVFTNTLILGVYPELYAIIAFAACFLISGMLPM; translated from the coding sequence ATGCCTTACATTCTCTTACAACCTGTCACTGAAGCCGTCGCCGCCATCGGCGGAGGCAGCCCGGCCTACATCCTGGCCTGGATCGGGATTTTCCTGATGGTAGCCCTCTCCGGGGTGGGAAGCGCCTGGGGAACGGTGATCGGCGGCAGTGCCACCGTCGCCGCGATGAAAAAACGCGACGATATTTTCGCCAACTGCATGATCCTTTCCGCCATGCCCGGAACCCAGGGTCTCTACGGCTTTGGCGCTTTCTTCATCCTCAAAGACCACATCAACCCTGAGATTTCCATGATCACCGCCGCCGCCATCTTTGGAGCCGGGCTCATCTCAGGCGTCGTGAACCTGATCTCCGCTTACTGGCAGGCCCGCATCGTAGCCAACGGCATCGAGAGTATCGGCAATGGCAACAACGTGTTCACCAACACCCTCATCCTGGGCGTGTATCCCGAGCTTTATGCCATCATCGCCTTTGCCGCCTGCTTCCTCATCAGCGGCATGCTGCCGATGTGA
- a CDS encoding DUF2752 domain-containing protein encodes MRLLLERTSTRFPGGKGPVLVLSFSLVGYVGLHLLYESGLKLCWFRSLTGINCPACGLSRAFLSLFQGRFVQAFLYNPFMLLFSLGMFLQLFSTTVFKRRIALEASASERNLLLVAFLVLFLLNWLYLILFLP; translated from the coding sequence ATGCGCCTCCTTCTGGAAAGGACCTCCACCCGTTTCCCCGGAGGAAAAGGTCCTGTCCTCGTCCTGTCTTTCTCGCTGGTCGGCTATGTGGGCCTGCATCTGCTGTATGAATCCGGTCTGAAGCTATGCTGGTTCCGCTCCCTGACAGGCATCAACTGCCCAGCCTGCGGTCTTTCCCGAGCTTTCCTGTCTCTCTTCCAAGGCCGCTTTGTCCAGGCCTTTCTTTACAATCCCTTCATGCTCCTATTCAGCCTCGGAATGTTCCTGCAACTGTTCTCCACCACTGTGTTCAAGCGCCGTATCGCCCTTGAGGCCAGCGCTAGCGAACGCAACTTACTCTTGGTCGCCTTCCTCGTCCTCTTTTTGCTCAACTGGCTTTATCTGATCCTGTTTTTGCCCTGA